Proteins from a genomic interval of Symmachiella macrocystis:
- the ftsY gene encoding signal recognition particle-docking protein FtsY, which produces MGFFDKFKQGLAKTKALLTTDVRDLFKAGEILGEEQLEQFHARLISTDMGVVAAQAITDELRKQHLGRTVDVDALWLTVKDTLKGLLTGEDDVVWDPEDPLSPLNLSPEGTTVILVAGVNGVGKTTSIAKLANFLQKQGKTVLLAAGDTFRAAAVEQLTMWSERLNCEIVTKPDGTDPAAVAHAGCSAAVEKGIDVVIIDTAGRLQTQKNLMNELSKVERVIQKVIPEGPHEVLLVLDATTGQNGISQAKNFSEAVKCTGIVLAKLDGTAKGGVVVAIRREMGLPVKYIGVGEQIDDLQLFAPDAFVDALIDA; this is translated from the coding sequence ATGGGATTTTTTGACAAATTCAAACAAGGGTTGGCCAAAACCAAGGCCCTGCTGACGACCGACGTCCGCGACTTGTTCAAAGCGGGCGAGATTTTGGGCGAGGAGCAGCTCGAACAGTTTCATGCCCGTTTGATTTCCACCGACATGGGTGTCGTCGCCGCGCAAGCGATAACCGACGAATTGCGGAAACAACACCTGGGCCGCACCGTTGATGTCGATGCCCTCTGGCTGACGGTCAAAGACACGCTCAAAGGCCTGCTGACCGGCGAAGACGACGTCGTATGGGATCCCGAGGATCCCCTTTCGCCCCTCAATCTGAGTCCCGAAGGGACGACGGTGATTCTGGTCGCCGGGGTCAACGGCGTGGGGAAAACGACCTCGATTGCTAAACTCGCCAATTTTCTGCAAAAACAGGGTAAGACCGTCCTGCTAGCCGCCGGAGATACCTTTCGAGCCGCCGCCGTCGAACAATTGACGATGTGGAGCGAGCGGCTGAACTGCGAGATTGTCACCAAACCGGACGGCACCGACCCGGCCGCTGTGGCCCATGCCGGTTGCTCCGCTGCGGTGGAAAAGGGAATCGATGTGGTAATCATCGACACCGCCGGTCGCTTGCAGACGCAGAAAAACTTGATGAACGAGCTGTCCAAAGTCGAGCGGGTGATTCAAAAAGTCATTCCCGAAGGCCCGCACGAAGTGTTGTTGGTCCTGGATGCAACGACCGGCCAAAACGGCATCAGCCAAGCCAAGAATTTCTCCGAAGCGGTCAAGTGCACGGGAATCGTATTGGCCAAACTGGACGGGACCGCCAAGGGGGGAGTCGTCGTCGCCATCCGCCGCGAAATGGGGCTGCCGGTCAAATACATCGGCGTTGGCGAACAAATCGACGACCTGCAACTCTTCGCCCCCGATGCATTCGTCGATGCGCTGATTGACGCATAG
- a CDS encoding DUF1501 domain-containing protein yields MITMLGSPRRCCDGLTRRETLTAGALTALGGIGLPQMLQATEAGQVRPAKAKSVILLYLLGGAATQDMVDLKPEAPQETRGEFQPIPTNVPGIDVCEHLPKLSQWMHRMAIIRSVNHKAGCHNCLPSYTGWEVTPKDQHPYPTDPPSMGSVCEYLKQQRGPAAPGEFPDYMYLPCYLGWGQAFRRGGPYGGFLGKQFDALTTECQPFRDESIPAPVAGKPQTVLGKPELPNSVLEKDITIDRLSARRGLLQQIDAQLRRQESRGDAGQFGRYQQRAFDILTSSRLKAAFDVMTEDPRTLDRYGRTLFGHSTLIGRRLVEQGVRFVNVTWDLFWDRIKIDYDAWDTHTNNFAILKENKLPTFDQTYSALMEDLDSRGLLDETLVVVMSEMGRTPKINGRAGRDHWTYCYSVMLAGAGIRGGTVYGASDAQAAFVKDAPVSTSDICATIYECLGIDPEMRVNDRGGRPVEIAHGGRAVREVLA; encoded by the coding sequence ATGATCACCATGCTGGGAAGCCCGCGACGTTGTTGTGATGGCCTTACCCGTCGCGAGACACTAACCGCCGGCGCATTGACGGCTTTGGGCGGAATTGGTCTGCCGCAAATGCTGCAGGCAACCGAAGCAGGACAGGTCCGTCCGGCGAAGGCCAAAAGCGTCATCTTGCTGTATCTGCTGGGCGGAGCGGCGACGCAGGATATGGTCGATCTCAAGCCGGAAGCTCCACAAGAAACTCGCGGGGAATTTCAACCGATTCCCACGAACGTGCCCGGCATCGATGTCTGCGAGCATTTACCCAAGCTGTCGCAGTGGATGCACCGGATGGCAATCATACGGTCGGTGAACCATAAGGCGGGCTGCCACAACTGTTTGCCCAGCTATACCGGTTGGGAAGTGACACCCAAAGATCAACACCCTTATCCGACCGACCCGCCCAGCATGGGGTCCGTCTGCGAATACCTGAAACAACAGCGCGGTCCGGCGGCGCCGGGCGAGTTTCCGGATTACATGTATTTGCCCTGCTACCTCGGATGGGGTCAGGCATTTCGGCGGGGCGGCCCTTATGGCGGCTTTCTTGGTAAGCAATTTGACGCTCTGACAACGGAATGCCAACCATTTCGAGACGAGTCAATTCCCGCTCCGGTCGCCGGTAAGCCGCAAACCGTGCTCGGCAAACCGGAGCTACCGAATAGCGTGCTTGAAAAGGATATCACCATCGACCGGCTCAGCGCGCGGCGGGGGTTGCTGCAGCAAATCGATGCGCAATTGCGGCGGCAAGAGTCGCGGGGAGATGCTGGCCAATTCGGTCGCTATCAACAACGGGCGTTCGACATCCTGACCTCGTCGCGTCTCAAAGCAGCATTTGACGTGATGACCGAAGACCCCCGCACGTTAGATCGCTATGGACGGACGTTATTCGGACACAGCACATTGATCGGCCGCCGCTTGGTAGAACAAGGGGTTCGCTTCGTTAATGTGACGTGGGACCTGTTCTGGGATCGGATCAAAATCGATTACGATGCCTGGGATACGCACACAAACAATTTCGCGATTCTCAAAGAAAATAAACTCCCCACCTTCGATCAGACTTATTCGGCGCTGATGGAAGATTTGGATTCGCGCGGATTGTTGGATGAAACTCTGGTGGTGGTGATGAGTGAAATGGGACGTACACCGAAAATCAACGGACGCGCAGGTCGCGACCATTGGACGTATTGTTATTCTGTGATGCTGGCCGGTGCCGGCATTCGTGGCGGCACGGTGTACGGCGCTTCCGATGCACAGGCAGCCTTCGTTAAAGATGCGCCGGTCAGTACCTCGGACATTTGCGCCACGATTTATGAATGCTTGGGGATCGACCCGGAAATGCGGGTCAATGATCGCGGCGGCCGACCGGTGGAAATTGCCCATGGTGGGCGGGCGGTGCGGGAGGTTCTGGCGTAA